In Maridesulfovibrio sp., a single genomic region encodes these proteins:
- a CDS encoding cache domain-containing protein, with protein sequence MGIFTSKNRPGLNIPVWLRVTAPTIVSLVLFIIVIFAVHMPAVREAMLSQKKTALKHMTQVATGILEQMYEKERKGLLTPEQARREAAALIGKMRFGTAGKDYFWINDTNAKMIMHPYMPELDGRDMSGFTDFKGNAIFRETAKATKKNGEGIITYYWQWQDKPDRIVPKLSYVRRFEPWHWIVGTGLYLDDLEKEALARSRELIMLTLIVLAVIGFLSAYTIIESRKAGDRILESEALFKGVFNHSQQFMGVLTPEGVLLLINKVALDFAGIEEKDVLNTYLWETPFWNYSIDVQRALKEAIQIGSLGGIGRGIFRHFGKNGECIHVDFSVKPAISENGSVLFLIAEGHNVTELKEAQERLAVSEAMFKGIFNQSLHFMGVVALDGTLLEINQSALEIRSATAENVVGKPFWEGPWWQNPPSLVQELKKDIRNAADGRVIRREIESYDGNSPEAIYVDFSLKPAFGSDGKAIFLIAEGRDITELRTAQEQLRNINSRLEAKVEERTSELKMSIERLERAQNQLIQSEKMAALGDLVAGVAHEINTPVGISVTSISYLEEKITEIDRKVAAGELRKSDFDKFLNVAREATKSSMLNLHRAAELIGNFKQVAADQASGQKRTIQFGHYIDEILLSLRSKYKRTKHKINVSCPEDLQLNTYPGAFMQILSNLIINSLLHGFEGIEAGNIDIGVEVTDTNVILRYTDDGKGMSPSDLSKVFEPFFTTKRGAGGTGLGMSIVYNLVTSRLGGTITCSSNEGQGTAFTILLPLDMVVVS encoded by the coding sequence ATGGGAATTTTTACCAGCAAAAACAGGCCGGGACTGAACATACCTGTCTGGCTAAGGGTTACTGCCCCGACTATAGTCTCGCTTGTGCTGTTCATAATAGTCATATTCGCAGTACACATGCCCGCTGTGCGCGAAGCCATGCTTTCCCAGAAAAAAACGGCCCTCAAACACATGACTCAGGTTGCCACGGGAATTCTTGAGCAGATGTACGAGAAAGAACGGAAAGGGCTTCTTACACCGGAACAGGCCAGAAGGGAAGCTGCCGCACTGATCGGTAAAATGAGATTCGGTACCGCCGGAAAGGACTACTTCTGGATAAACGATACGAACGCAAAGATGATCATGCACCCGTACATGCCGGAGCTGGACGGCCGGGACATGTCCGGATTCACCGACTTCAAGGGAAATGCTATTTTCCGTGAAACAGCGAAGGCGACGAAAAAAAACGGCGAAGGCATCATTACCTACTATTGGCAGTGGCAGGACAAGCCGGACAGGATTGTACCCAAACTATCGTATGTAAGGCGATTTGAACCCTGGCACTGGATTGTGGGAACCGGGCTCTATCTCGATGACCTGGAGAAGGAGGCCCTGGCCAGAAGCAGGGAACTGATAATGCTTACCCTGATAGTCCTCGCGGTGATAGGCTTTCTTTCCGCATACACCATCATCGAAAGCAGAAAAGCCGGCGATAGGATTCTTGAAAGCGAGGCTCTCTTCAAGGGGGTTTTCAACCACAGCCAGCAGTTTATGGGCGTGCTGACCCCGGAAGGTGTGCTGCTGCTCATAAACAAAGTGGCCTTGGACTTTGCCGGTATTGAAGAAAAGGACGTCCTTAACACCTACTTATGGGAAACTCCGTTCTGGAACTACTCCATAGATGTTCAAAGGGCTTTGAAGGAAGCTATCCAGATAGGATCCCTTGGCGGCATCGGGAGAGGTATTTTCCGCCATTTCGGCAAAAACGGAGAATGCATCCACGTGGATTTTTCAGTTAAACCGGCCATATCTGAAAACGGCTCGGTACTGTTCCTGATCGCCGAAGGGCACAATGTCACGGAACTCAAGGAGGCTCAGGAGCGTCTGGCGGTGAGCGAGGCCATGTTCAAGGGGATATTCAACCAGTCACTGCATTTCATGGGAGTTGTAGCTCTTGACGGCACCCTGCTCGAAATAAACCAGTCTGCTCTGGAAATCAGATCCGCAACAGCTGAAAATGTTGTAGGGAAACCGTTCTGGGAAGGTCCGTGGTGGCAGAATCCCCCCTCACTGGTTCAGGAACTCAAAAAAGATATCCGCAATGCGGCTGACGGCCGGGTTATACGCAGGGAAATAGAGAGCTACGATGGTAATAGCCCGGAGGCTATATACGTCGATTTTTCCCTTAAGCCTGCATTCGGGTCTGACGGAAAAGCAATATTTCTGATTGCGGAAGGAAGGGACATAACCGAATTGCGCACAGCGCAGGAGCAGTTGCGAAACATCAACAGCAGGCTTGAAGCAAAAGTGGAGGAGCGGACCTCGGAACTTAAAATGTCCATAGAACGGCTGGAAAGAGCCCAGAATCAGCTCATCCAGTCCGAAAAAATGGCGGCACTGGGAGACCTTGTTGCAGGCGTGGCCCACGAAATCAACACCCCTGTAGGCATAAGCGTCACCAGCATAAGTTATCTGGAAGAAAAAATTACAGAGATAGACCGCAAGGTTGCCGCTGGAGAACTCCGCAAATCGGACTTCGACAAATTTCTGAATGTGGCCAGGGAGGCGACAAAATCCAGCATGCTCAACCTGCACCGGGCCGCTGAGCTGATCGGCAACTTCAAGCAGGTTGCCGCGGATCAGGCTTCGGGCCAGAAACGCACCATTCAGTTCGGACACTACATAGACGAAATACTTCTCAGCCTGCGCTCAAAATATAAAAGGACCAAGCACAAGATCAACGTCAGCTGCCCGGAAGACCTGCAATTGAACACTTATCCCGGAGCGTTCATGCAGATTCTGTCCAATCTGATTATCAACTCCCTGCTGCACGGTTTTGAAGGCATAGAAGCAGGCAACATCGATATCGGGGTTGAGGTTACGGACACTAACGTCATTCTCCGTTACACTGATGACGGAAAGGGCATGAGCCCGTCCGACCTTTCCAAGGTATTTGAACCGTTCTTCACCACCAAGAGAGGAGCCGGGGGAACAGGACTGGGGATGAGCATAGTCTACAATCTGGTGACCAGCAGACTCGGCGGCACTATAACCTGCTCAAGCAACGAGGGTCAGGGAACCGCTTTCACCATTCTTCTTCCTCTGGATATGGTGGTTGTGTCCTGA